agctgtccctctgatgtacttgTTCCTGATCCTATCTGTCCTCATTACTCCCAaagtgaacctcaacatcttaactTCTGCTACCTCCAgatctgcctcctgtcttttcttcaatgccactgtctctaagtcaTACGATTCCGTTATCTGTGTACAgttctgtaaatgtttgcatcGTCTGTAAAACATAGTATCAGCTGCCTGTAAGGTTTTTTAATCTTCTTCTGTGACTTTGTGTGATAATCAGGGTGAAGTTCTGTGTGGTAACTCAGTGAGTGGAGCTCTGTGTATCAGCCAGCCGTGGCCTGGAATGGCTCGGAGTATTTATGGAGACCATCAGAGATTCATTGAAGCGTATTTCAAACCGTATCCTGGTCagttaaaataaaccaaagtgCACTCACTCACGCTTCCCAGTGTGtgacattatgtttttgtgtcaggTTATTATTTCACCGGTGATGGAGCATTCCGGTCAGAGGAGGGTTACTACCAGATAACTGGTCGAATGGACGATGTCATCAACGTCAGCGGTCATCGTCTTGGCACAGCTGAGATAGAGGACGCTCTGGTAAGAGACGCTTAGATCATTTCACACTGAACAGGATGTGAACGAAAGGCTTAGAAAGTCAGATTTCATGTAGAGTCGTacgtcttttttttaaatttgtagtCTGTAATGtttctgctgaaaactgaacttttactgattttttttttttttttttttttttttttttttttttgcaggatgAACATCCAGCTGTTCCAGAAACGGCTGTTGTTGGAATCCCACATGATATAAAGGGAGAAGGTGAGATTTTAAACACAAGTAACATCACACCACAGTCTCTAAGCCAAATTTTACAAAGATGTAAATGTGGTTTAGATACAAACTCACTTCCCCcattcacatttcatgagacaCAGACGCAGGATAAGACAGATACTGTAGGAACCAGAGTTCTGATGAAGAGTTCTGTCTTCatcagtttttgaatattggcagTGAGGCTGCTAAgtatgcagagtttggtagcttgttccaccatcttGGGACTACTTTTGTTTGGGATCTTTAACTGTGTGCTGATGGAACCAGCAGGACCTCAGTGGGAGAGAGAactgtagacctggatgaggcACTTCAGGTAGGAAGGAGCTGTTGAGTCGACCACTCTGTAGGTGAGAGTCAGAGATCTGAACATTGGTGGGACATAAGTCCCTTCTTGCTGATCAGAAATCAGATCAGAGATGTGCTTCTGCATTTTGATCATCTGGAAGGTTTGATTGTGCTGCTAGTAGCTGTCAGGAGGAATGAGAAGGGATGTGAAGGGTTAGGTTTCACGTTCAGAAAGGTAGACCCTAATCTTTCTGATGGTGTACAGGACAAAATGTTTGAGAAATGCTTGTCTCAAAAATTCAGTGGAAAGGAGCTTTGTGTATATTAATACAATTATAACTATACATGAGGATGACCGAAGTCATCCATGATGtctttaagggttttattttcttgcaagagagaagtacatcaaCACAGTTTTAACACAGTTTCGTGTCTCCGTCTAGTGTAGTTCTAAACTTGATATGTCAAACATTAGTTTTATCTCTCTCTCATGCTGGACAGAACACTCTCCAAACTCAGGCTGCTGCTTCCAGCACCTTTTCATGgtaaccttttcccttttcatcactttgataagcacgtgtgagcatggagtgactctaataactgaccttggagcattTCTGAAAACACCATTACAACTCGACAAAACGCAAACATTAACActtaataatacttgattttccaacacacagagagaaccCCAATCTAGTCATTTCCTTCTGCACCTCCTTCCAGTGTTCACCGATAATGAGAGACAGGTTTTTATAGTGTCAGACAGCAACAGCACAAACAAGCACAATAATGAACACTTTGATTGTTGAGGATTGCGTGAACCCCCGTGGTCGTTCTCTGTGAGAATGTTCAGGCCCTTATTTTCAGTATGACCTAATCTGGGAAAGatttattaaaagaaagaaataagaaaCGGTACCTGGCATGAATGACTCATTATTTGATATGTGGTGCAGTATAAGTGtttacaaatgaaagaaaagctttaaaattacttttacttttattaggGATCAGACTTCATTGCTACATAACAAACGTTTTTTTTCTGACACTCTGCTGTCTCCTGGTGGTCTTTCAGTGAACCTGCAGAAAAACGAATACTTTTCTCTATATTCATGTTCAATCAGATGGCATGTTTTCTTTGGAACTGTAGTTCTACTTctagtttactttttttttaatttgcgtgttttattactttttcatgGGTTTAATGTGtgcttttatgtttgtgtttgccctCAGTACCATTTGCCTTCGTGGTTTTGAAATGGGAGCTAGATGATGACTGTCAAGCCATCCTGCAACAGCTCAGAGGTCTCGTAGCCACCAAGATTGCCAAATATGCCGTCCCGGAGCATTTTCTGGTGAGTACCCAGCTGGGGTTGGGCCATGATGGGATTAATTATGGCttcatgttaaatattaaattcatcCTGTAGTTTTATTGTTACTCTGGTTGAGGTTGTTTGAGATCAGCATCTCCCGTTTGTAACAGTCGTGTTTGTCTCCCAGGTGGTGAAGCGGTTGCCGAAGACTCGCTCTGGAAAGATCATGAGACGGATCCTGAGGAAGATTGCCATGGAAACAACTGCTGACCTCGGAGACGTATCTACTCTGGATGACCCatctgttgtcatggagatcaTAGAGGCCCACAAGCAGTACAGGATGCAGaggaaacaggaagagaagaagaagaagtaggaGGGAGGGGGTGAACTGAAAACACAGGGAGGGAATAAAACTCTGGGCTTTTGACCGGTCCACAAAACTCATTTGAGGACAAACATACAGAGACATGAACCACAAATGGCTGCACATGGATATGACCATCCTGAACGATGGCTGAGGACAGAGGTGGTGTTTGTTGTACAGATTGTTAATCTTTTTGGGACAAATTTTGAAATTGTGGTATTGAGCTTCATGGTTTTAAGTCTCCACAAACTGTGAATTCAGGACCCTTAAAAAAAGGTCATGAAGTCTTAAATGTCAGTTTCTTTTGTAAATAAGATTTTTGACAGCTAATTAGGTcacattgtactttttaaactttagaagacattttaaaataacgaATTATCTTCCATTTATTCAGACAGACAGGGGGCTGCTGCTCCCAACAATCCTATACAATCTGTGACTAACTAGGTCTGGACACTGCATGAACTGTGCTCCATAAGTCAAACAGGTTATGACACAATCAACCTCTTAGCACAGACAAAACGTTTGCCCTCCAGCTCTGTGTGACTTATcactctctccttttttccagtttttttttttttttagctgctaGCCAACCAATTATTTTGAGCTACCAATCCCTCCTTGTTTGCTACTGCCAACCATTAGGAACTAATTTAGCTTTATCATTTTATCCATTTACTTACACGTCACAGAAACCAAGCAGCTTTTGTTTCTGAGCCATATGATTCAGTGTTTTCCTGATTCTCTGCAGGATCAacaagagggaggagagaaacCACCCTTTGTTTTTAGGGCCAATATCTGAAACACAATGCGGCTTcactttatttgtttgattCCACGTTGTCATTAATTTGAATGGCTTTATTATGAAATGATTTctattaacaaaaatatatttatagattTGTAGGTAAAGACAAAATTCCCATGCCaacagtattttaatgtttgaatGGTTCATACAGatttaaatgtacagaaataaacatttactaATAATCACTGCTGgttgtctgttttattgttcTATAGGAGAGAATGTAAAGCTTATCAAGGGATTTAACAGTTAAAAATTAagatcttttcattttaatttttaattttttgataGAAAGTATTgcacaaaactaaatatttttaattattttgaatttatttttattcccaaTTTACTTGTTTTGTCTCAGCACCAGCCAGCAGGGGGCGACATGCATTCTTCTCTCCGCTTTCCCTGCCGTAAAACGTGTCGCAAATGGGGCCGTAAATGAAGATCTCGGTAACAACAAAAATCAGGCAGCAAAACTCTCTGAACTTTACTTTCTCTAAAGTGGTTTTTAAGTTTCtgttaaaagatgaataaaatgtccctgcagcagctgctgtttccTGTCATGGAGGAGTTTGTTTCGACGGCGGTAACAGAACTCGGCCAGAGACTGAAACCTGAATTAAAATCTGAAACCGAGGTTAACTTTATTTCATTCATCGCTTCTTGCATTTTTCAGTGATTGATTTAGGTATTGTTTACTCATGCGTATTCGACAGTTTTCTTTGGAGTTagttagtttttctttatttcgcCTTACTTTACTGAGGTTGGGCGTCAATTTAAACAGTGcgacaataaaacagaaaaataagacTGTTGAAGAGTGCGAACGTGTGTGTTAACAACGTTGTCTTACCTGAACTgatttttatggaaaataaatatagaCCCGTACGTTTGTATGTATCATCTGAATCTgttcaaatggaaaataaataacttgACAATATATTTCCTGACATCTATAGAAGAAACACCATGGTTTGATCAGCTTTCAGAATATGACTAAaactttcatttcacttttgcttaagaaaaaatatttattgagaAATTATGTACAAAAATAAGTAGAGATGTTATCTCACCATCTGACTGATATTCAATTGCCTAACTTATCACTGGTTATTCATCTGACAGGCAAAAATTAATAAAGCAAAACTATTGTTCAGTCAGGAAGCTGAAATCGTGTGAATGTGTTGCAGGAGGAGCTGCTGGCTGCGGTGAGGAAAATCTGTCAGGCTCTGCTACAGAAGCTGAGGAGGCTGTTGGACAAACACCAGATGCTAAAGATCAGGACGCTCAAGAACTGCCCCTCTGCAGACAGGTCACTGACTAATCAGCTGGACTTAACAAAAGCAGACTCTCAGGTAGACATGTCCAGTCAATCGGATGCTGCTACAGGGGTGTCTAGCCAACCAGACCTGACTCCTGCAGCTGGTGTTGGACAAAACTTTAGCTGCAttatgtgcagcagcagcttttccAAACGTACTAACTTAACAGCTCACCTGAGGGTCCACAGCAGAGCACGGCCCTTTACCTGTCCCATCTGTGGGAAAGGCTTCTCTGCCCGCGGCAGCGTCACCGTCCACCAGCAGACAGTCCACAGCAAGCAGAGACCACACAGATGTTGTCACTGTGAGAAGGTGTTTGGCACACGCAGCCACCTCAGGGCACACCAAGCAACCAGCAATGTCCCACTAACATGTCCATGCTGTGGAGAGACACTGTCAGCGAGATGCGGCCTGAGACAGCACCAACTGACATGTCCGAGGGCAGACAGGAAGTTCAGGTGTGCACAGTGTGGGAAAGAGTTCTCCAAACACAGTTACCTGTCTGCTCACCAGAAAGTCCACCGGAAGGACAAACCCTTTAATTGTCCAACTTGTGGGAAAGGCTTTACCACTCGCCGCAGTGTTCACATCCACCAGCAGACAGTCCACAGAAGACTAAAGCTGTTTACCTGTGGTATCTGCAGGAAGACTTTCAGCCAGCAGAGTGGCCTAACAGTTCATCTGAAGACGCACACAGGTGAGCGTCCACACACCTGTGAGCAGTGTGGGAACAGTTTCTCCAGCAGGAGCAGCTTGTCTGTCCACCGCCGCGTCCACACCGGAGAGAAAGCTTTCAGCTGTGACACCTGTGGGAAGAGTTTCAGTGTGTCAGCCAACCTGCGCCGTCACCACCTTGTGCACTCGGGCCACCGGCCGTTCAGCTGCGATGTGTGCGGTCGCAGCTTCACACAGGCGACTCACCTGAAGGTGCACAGTGCCATGCACAGCGGAGAATGGACATTTATCTGCAATGCCTGTGGGAAAGGCTTCAAACAGCACAGCAAGCTGGTGCTGCATGAGAGGAGCCACAGCAACATCAAACCGTATGGCTGCAGTGAGTGTGGAAAGAACTTCTCCTCATCCACGTCACTAAAACGCCACCAGATCATGCACAGTGGGCAGAAAACTCACACCTGCCAGAAGTGTGGAAAGAGCTTCACCAGCAACCAGGTCCTGAAAACCCACCTGCAGCTGCACGATGGCAATAAACCCTTCTCCTGCGATGTGTGCGGGCGTGGCTACACCTCGCTAAGCTACCTGAAGACACATCGACGCAGCCACTCAGAGGGGAAACCATTCAGTTGCTCTCAGTGTGAGAAAAGCTTCTCCACACAGACCAGCGCGAAGCTGCACCAGCGCACACACAGTGGAGAGAGGCCGTATGTCTGTGAGGTCTGCGGGAAAAGTTTCAGCGTGTCGCAGAACCTCGTCAGACACAAACGTGTCCACAGTGGAGAGAAACCATTTGAGTGCAGCATTTGCAGAAAGAGATTCAGTCAGAACAACAACTTGAAGACTCACCAGCTGGTTCACACAGGCCAGAAACCCTTCAGCTGCTCTACTTGCAACAGGAGCTTTACTTCCATGAGGAGCCTCAGGGAGCACCGGTGTGTGACAACTGAGTGACTGACAAGGAAGTCCAGACCTGAAACAGGAAAGTCTTCTGGTATCAGGCTGTTTGTGTGCTTAATATTAACAACAT
The nucleotide sequence above comes from Channa argus isolate prfri chromosome 1, Channa argus male v1.0, whole genome shotgun sequence. Encoded proteins:
- the LOC137130571 gene encoding zinc finger protein 665-like isoform X1, encoding MNKMSLQQLLFPVMEEFVSTAVTELGQRLKPELKSETEEELLAAVRKICQALLQKLRRLLDKHQMLKIRTLKNCPSADRSLTNQLDLTKADSQVDMSSQSDAATGVSSQPDLTPAAGVGQNFSCIMCSSSFSKRTNLTAHLRVHSRARPFTCPICGKGFSARGSVTVHQQTVHSKQRPHRCCHCEKVFGTRSHLRAHQATSNVPLTCPCCGETLSARCGLRQHQLTCPRADRKFRCAQCGKEFSKHSYLSAHQKVHRKDKPFNCPTCGKGFTTRRSVHIHQQTVHRRLKLFTCGICRKTFSQQSGLTVHLKTHTGERPHTCEQCGNSFSSRSSLSVHRRVHTGEKAFSCDTCGKSFSVSANLRRHHLVHSGHRPFSCDVCGRSFTQATHLKVHSAMHSGEWTFICNACGKGFKQHSKLVLHERSHSNIKPYGCSECGKNFSSSTSLKRHQIMHSGQKTHTCQKCGKSFTSNQVLKTHLQLHDGNKPFSCDVCGRGYTSLSYLKTHRRSHSEGKPFSCSQCEKSFSTQTSAKLHQRTHSGERPYVCEVCGKSFSVSQNLVRHKRVHSGEKPFECSICRKRFSQNNNLKTHQLVHTGQKPFSCSTCNRSFTSMRSLREHRCVTTE
- the LOC137130571 gene encoding zinc finger protein 665-like isoform X2; this encodes MKISQLLFPVMEEFVSTAVTELGQRLKPELKSETEEELLAAVRKICQALLQKLRRLLDKHQMLKIRTLKNCPSADRSLTNQLDLTKADSQVDMSSQSDAATGVSSQPDLTPAAGVGQNFSCIMCSSSFSKRTNLTAHLRVHSRARPFTCPICGKGFSARGSVTVHQQTVHSKQRPHRCCHCEKVFGTRSHLRAHQATSNVPLTCPCCGETLSARCGLRQHQLTCPRADRKFRCAQCGKEFSKHSYLSAHQKVHRKDKPFNCPTCGKGFTTRRSVHIHQQTVHRRLKLFTCGICRKTFSQQSGLTVHLKTHTGERPHTCEQCGNSFSSRSSLSVHRRVHTGEKAFSCDTCGKSFSVSANLRRHHLVHSGHRPFSCDVCGRSFTQATHLKVHSAMHSGEWTFICNACGKGFKQHSKLVLHERSHSNIKPYGCSECGKNFSSSTSLKRHQIMHSGQKTHTCQKCGKSFTSNQVLKTHLQLHDGNKPFSCDVCGRGYTSLSYLKTHRRSHSEGKPFSCSQCEKSFSTQTSAKLHQRTHSGERPYVCEVCGKSFSVSQNLVRHKRVHSGEKPFECSICRKRFSQNNNLKTHQLVHTGQKPFSCSTCNRSFTSMRSLREHRCVTTE